In the Campylobacter showae genome, one interval contains:
- the cas1 gene encoding CRISPR-associated endonuclease Cas1, giving the protein MQKSDRTHFILSAGRLRRQDNNIYFDKFDDEGAVAASKILPINAIDEIYVLAKVQIDTYTMAFLADNNVLLHVFSPYQSFRGNFYPNTSNSVNKSGFVLLNQVRAFDDPIKRAYIAREITRAHILNDAANCKRHGVKFDVSPHIEALNAAADVPAIMAAEGAFQKLYYEKWNEIIADQKSFKFTVRSKRPPADKINSFISYVNTRIYNICLSEIYKTELDPRIGFLHEPNYRALSLHLDLAEIFKPILGDTLIFSMLNKKEITAKDFQTDAGRIKFSNDAVQKIELKMIARLGETICLNGQNLMWRQVIRREANQIKKCICEDAPYEGFRWG; this is encoded by the coding sequence ATGCAAAAAAGCGACAGGACGCATTTTATTTTGAGCGCAGGCAGGCTTCGTAGGCAAGATAACAATATCTATTTTGATAAATTTGACGATGAGGGCGCGGTCGCTGCCAGTAAAATTTTGCCGATAAACGCGATCGATGAAATTTACGTGCTGGCAAAAGTGCAGATCGATACCTATACTATGGCGTTTCTGGCGGATAACAACGTCCTTTTGCACGTTTTTAGCCCGTATCAGAGCTTTCGCGGTAATTTTTATCCAAACACCTCAAACTCGGTCAATAAAAGCGGCTTTGTGCTGTTAAATCAGGTTCGCGCCTTTGACGATCCCATTAAGCGCGCCTACATCGCCCGCGAGATCACTCGCGCGCACATCCTAAACGACGCGGCAAACTGCAAAAGACACGGCGTGAAATTTGACGTCTCGCCCCACATAGAGGCGCTAAATGCCGCCGCGGACGTACCTGCGATAATGGCGGCGGAAGGGGCGTTTCAAAAGCTCTACTACGAAAAATGGAATGAGATAATCGCGGATCAAAAAAGCTTTAAATTTACCGTCCGCTCCAAGCGCCCGCCCGCCGATAAAATCAACAGCTTCATAAGCTACGTAAATACGCGCATTTATAACATCTGCCTGAGCGAAATTTACAAAACCGAGCTTGATCCGCGCATCGGCTTTTTACACGAGCCAAACTACCGCGCGCTTAGCCTACACCTCGATCTTGCCGAGATTTTTAAGCCGATTTTGGGCGATACGCTGATTTTTAGCATGCTAAATAAAAAGGAGATTACCGCAAAGGACTTTCAAACGGACGCCGGTCGGATAAAATTTAGCAACGACGCAGTGCAAAAGATAGAGCTAAAAATGATCGCGAGGCTTGGTGAAACGATCTGCCTAAACGGGCAAAACCTCATGTGGCGGCAGGTGATCCGCCGCGAGGCTAATCAGATCAAGAAATGTATCTGCGAAGATGCGCCTTATGAGGGATTTAGGTGGGGGTAA
- the cas2 gene encoding CRISPR-associated endonuclease Cas2, with protein MYAILFYDIAGAEQKEKNNANRIRKAVEKFLPRVQFSVFEGEIRESDFKKLTSVLQKECITQLDSIVIYTFNSLKYSKRIVIGQDKSGALFS; from the coding sequence ATGTACGCCATTTTATTTTACGACATCGCCGGCGCCGAGCAAAAAGAGAAAAACAACGCAAACCGCATCAGAAAGGCGGTTGAAAAGTTTTTGCCTCGCGTGCAGTTTTCCGTTTTTGAGGGCGAGATTCGCGAGAGCGATTTTAAAAAACTAACTTCGGTTTTGCAAAAAGAGTGCATTACGCAGCTCGATTCTATCGTGATTTACACGTTTAATTCGCTGAAATATTCCAAGCGTATCGTAATCGGGCAGGATAAAAGCGGCGCGCTGTTTAGTTAA
- a CDS encoding Dna2/Cas4 domain-containing protein → MFCKDQITGTLVNYYVTCKREAWLYAHHIHAGQDDENVLMGKALAEIKESDLQDFAFSNLKFDKLSKQRGHYLITEYKKSLKNELAGKMQLLFYVYLLKTGLNLKEVKGKLISGKKVILVEDSSENFALIEQILSEITALANLERPPKFTQGKFCTNCAYSGYCVS, encoded by the coding sequence ATGTTTTGCAAAGACCAAATCACCGGCACGCTTGTGAATTATTACGTCACCTGTAAGCGTGAGGCGTGGCTTTATGCGCACCATATCCACGCCGGTCAGGATGATGAAAACGTGCTGATGGGTAAGGCGCTGGCGGAGATCAAAGAGAGCGATTTGCAGGACTTTGCATTTTCAAATTTGAAATTCGACAAACTTTCCAAGCAGCGCGGACATTATCTCATCACCGAATACAAAAAGAGCCTAAAAAACGAGCTTGCAGGCAAGATGCAGCTACTTTTTTACGTCTATCTTTTAAAAACGGGCTTAAATTTAAAAGAGGTAAAAGGCAAACTAATCAGCGGTAAAAAGGTGATTTTAGTGGAGGATAGCAGCGAAAATTTCGCTCTAATCGAGCAAATTTTAAGCGAGATAACGGCGCTTGCGAACCTAGAGCGGCCGCCGAAATTTACGCAGGGCAAATTTTGCACAAACTGCGCTTATAGCGGATATTGCGTGAGTTAG
- the cas3 gene encoding CRISPR-associated helicase Cas3', whose amino-acid sequence MCSKNLSLHICMMQISDVFNSHPQKSYNSHIENIANSFDDDEHKEAASFHDLAKISQKFQDYINLDAKNFNSADEFEKARQKLKTTHTLESAFVYFFTRTDKDINFLANFFAILKHHSDLPDIDYFLSNTGSTKAKVTDRLKKIDEIAQRANLDIDIDLYDFVDYFFDLENELSKYYGLESFFIFKKRYSRLILADKFEAIFSESYQNLAVLNAKKIDLYINQIKSIIAAKKQDDYKNKAREIIFKNFNSNKDKKTFLIKAPTGIGKTFLALNLALEIARDGNKRRIITAIPFTSIIDQTHTEYQKIIADQDVLKYHHLTSYKSQNDDEQEQFMQKVFLSDVWHENFIVTTFNQLFFTFFSNHNKDNLKLETLRDSVVIIDEIQNIPRVLLKSIAAAFNEFSKRYDIHFIIMSATMPHIAAELESFTELSEPILYKRKKDRYEIVYKPDIKGLDDLVNEILKHQDESALCVVNTISKAKKLYEALKNSGKRSVYLLTTHQIPLHRVQIIDEIKEKLEGGEKITLVATQLIEAGVDLSFDVGFREFAPIGAIIQAAGRVNRNATSSKPAKVVVFDYLDGKPFPYHDIDLQEDKVKEILARSIKESEIYQILESYFQSTKDETTSVDLLSLAKELKFQTLFDKFNASFMPKQDYKVSLFIEQYDGHFNDFLEKREALLTSGKDKFVILANIKELEKELALYTIAVGKNMLENIKPYTREFFGRYVLAPSDFYNKFDGFLPELTAADEVFD is encoded by the coding sequence TTGTGCTCAAAAAACTTATCGCTGCATATTTGTATGATGCAAATTTCAGATGTTTTTAACTCCCACCCGCAAAAATCATACAACTCGCACATTGAAAATATAGCCAACAGCTTTGATGACGATGAGCACAAGGAAGCAGCATCTTTTCACGATCTAGCCAAAATTTCACAAAAATTTCAAGACTATATAAATTTAGACGCTAAAAATTTTAACTCGGCAGATGAATTTGAAAAAGCACGGCAAAAGCTAAAAACTACGCACACGCTAGAAAGCGCTTTTGTATACTTTTTTACTAGAACCGACAAAGATATAAATTTCTTGGCAAATTTCTTTGCCATCTTAAAGCACCACTCTGATTTGCCGGATATAGACTACTTTCTCTCAAATACAGGATCAACAAAAGCAAAAGTAACAGACAGGCTCAAAAAGATAGATGAGATAGCTCAAAGAGCAAATTTGGATATCGATATAGATCTCTACGACTTTGTGGATTATTTTTTTGACTTAGAAAATGAACTATCAAAATATTACGGCTTGGAGAGCTTTTTTATTTTTAAAAAAAGATACTCAAGACTCATTTTGGCTGATAAATTTGAAGCCATTTTTTCAGAAAGCTATCAAAATTTAGCCGTTTTAAATGCCAAAAAGATAGATCTTTACATAAACCAAATAAAGAGCATAATAGCCGCCAAAAAGCAAGATGATTATAAAAATAAAGCAAGAGAGATTATATTTAAAAATTTTAACTCTAATAAAGACAAGAAAACATTTCTCATAAAGGCGCCAACGGGTATCGGCAAAACATTTTTGGCATTAAATTTAGCCCTAGAAATAGCTAGAGACGGCAACAAAAGGCGCATCATAACGGCTATACCTTTTACGTCTATCATAGATCAAACGCACACCGAGTATCAAAAAATAATAGCAGATCAAGACGTTTTAAAGTATCACCATTTAACAAGCTATAAAAGCCAAAACGACGATGAACAAGAGCAGTTTATGCAAAAGGTATTCTTATCCGACGTCTGGCATGAAAATTTTATAGTTACGACTTTTAACCAGCTATTTTTTACTTTTTTCTCAAACCACAATAAAGACAATCTCAAGCTTGAAACCCTTCGGGATAGCGTCGTTATAATAGACGAGATACAAAATATTCCGCGAGTGCTGCTAAAATCCATCGCAGCTGCTTTTAACGAATTTTCAAAAAGATACGATATCCATTTTATAATCATGTCGGCAACTATGCCCCATATCGCAGCTGAGCTAGAGAGCTTTACCGAGCTTTCGGAGCCTATTTTATATAAACGTAAAAAAGATAGATATGAGATCGTCTATAAGCCGGATATAAAAGGGCTTGATGATTTGGTAAATGAAATTTTAAAACATCAAGACGAGAGCGCGCTTTGCGTCGTAAATACAATTTCAAAAGCCAAAAAATTATACGAAGCCCTAAAAAATAGCGGCAAAAGAAGCGTCTATCTTTTGACGACGCATCAGATTCCGCTTCACAGAGTACAAATAATAGACGAGATAAAAGAAAAACTTGAAGGCGGCGAGAAAATCACTCTAGTCGCCACCCAGCTCATCGAGGCCGGGGTTGATCTTAGTTTTGACGTGGGATTTCGCGAATTTGCACCCATTGGCGCCATCATCCAGGCCGCCGGTAGAGTAAATCGCAACGCTACATCTAGCAAGCCGGCAAAGGTCGTGGTTTTTGACTATTTAGACGGCAAACCATTTCCGTATCACGATATAGACCTGCAAGAAGATAAAGTAAAAGAAATTTTAGCTCGCTCCATAAAAGAGAGCGAAATTTATCAAATTTTAGAGAGCTATTTTCAGAGCACCAAAGACGAAACGACAAGCGTAGACTTATTAAGCCTTGCTAAAGAGTTAAAATTTCAAACGCTATTTGATAAATTTAATGCCAGCTTCATGCCAAAACAAGACTACAAAGTGTCGCTCTTTATAGAGCAGTATGATGGTCATTTTAATGATTTTTTAGAAAAACGAGAGGCGCTTTTGACCTCAGGCAAAGATAAATTTGTCATCTTGGCAAATATCAAAGAGCTTGAAAAAGAGCTAGCGCTATATACCATTGCGGTTGGCAAAAATATGCTTGAAAATATAAAGCCATACACCAGAGAGTTTTTTGGCAGATATGTTTTAGCGCCTAGCGATTTTTATAATAAATTTGACGGATTCTTGCCTGAGTTAACGGCAGCAGACGAGGTATTCGACTAA
- the cas5 gene encoding CRISPR-associated protein Cas5, protein MFAFKIWGKFACFRDPLSISQNITLPLPPKTTVGGMLAALLGADDYLGDDDFMDFGYSVVLDGAISKKTFSQNYINDYTKKTKAHLNSLKNLDMQKISNGLRDRSAPQKPINRELLIDPKYTIFIDKFKFENEAIDSLKNRISKFPFYLGNSEFAGNFEFIEIVNFTNKNFDEVSIDSFVPQSKAHNICFDENILYSPICFTGSLDNDRSPKTHINLIVSNDQIRAKNIEACEVICAQKTYRCIFV, encoded by the coding sequence ATGTTTGCATTTAAAATTTGGGGTAAATTTGCTTGCTTTAGAGATCCGCTTTCCATAAGTCAGAACATCACTTTGCCGCTACCGCCAAAAACTACCGTAGGCGGTATGTTAGCGGCGCTACTTGGCGCGGATGACTATTTAGGCGACGATGATTTTATGGATTTTGGATATAGCGTCGTTTTGGACGGCGCCATTTCAAAGAAAACCTTTTCGCAAAACTACATAAACGACTACACCAAAAAAACAAAAGCTCATCTAAATAGCCTTAAAAATTTAGATATGCAAAAGATTTCAAACGGTTTAAGAGATAGATCCGCACCACAAAAACCTATAAACAGAGAACTATTAATCGATCCAAAATATACGATCTTTATCGATAAATTTAAATTTGAAAACGAAGCGATAGATAGTCTAAAAAATAGAATTTCCAAATTTCCTTTTTATCTTGGCAATAGCGAATTTGCCGGTAATTTTGAGTTTATAGAGATAGTAAATTTTACAAACAAAAATTTTGATGAGGTAAGTATTGACTCGTTTGTGCCGCAAAGCAAGGCGCATAATATATGCTTTGACGAAAATATTTTATACTCGCCAATCTGCTTTACCGGAAGCCTAGATAACGATAGATCTCCAAAAACGCATATAAATTTGATAGTTTCAAACGATCAAATAAGGGCAAAAAATATAGAGGCTTGCGAGGTGATTTGTGCTCAAAAAACTTATCGCTGCATATTTGTATGA
- the cas7b gene encoding type I-B CRISPR-associated protein Cas7/Csh2, whose amino-acid sequence MSEIAKHSEILFLWDAKMTNPNGDMLNDNAPRYDESDRKAIVSDVRVKRTIRDDLQYRKSQTIFVNNAEQVQSAETRFAEVKKILGESDDKKAFLSCIDNRLFGGVAPKSNIQIIGAVQFSWAKSLNETETIMSQGTGAFGKDGSGNKTFRTDNYIPYGLFAMYGTINSLNAAKSNASEEDVAQMLDSMWQGTKLLNTRSKVGQKPRILIRVIYKDAYMIGLLDELVKLDNKDSDQIRSIDECELNFTALTRSLKNMSQKIEKVVIFYDDSLREYVDQFKEPGLEIDAREL is encoded by the coding sequence ATGAGTGAGATAGCAAAACATAGCGAAATTTTGTTTTTATGGGACGCAAAGATGACAAATCCCAACGGAGATATGTTAAACGACAATGCGCCAAGATACGATGAGAGCGACAGAAAGGCTATCGTGAGCGACGTAAGAGTAAAGCGAACCATCAGGGATGATCTGCAATACAGAAAGTCTCAAACAATCTTTGTAAATAACGCCGAACAGGTACAGTCGGCAGAAACTAGATTTGCCGAAGTAAAGAAAATTTTAGGCGAATCAGACGATAAAAAGGCATTTTTAAGCTGCATAGACAATAGACTTTTTGGAGGCGTGGCGCCAAAAAGCAATATCCAAATCATAGGCGCAGTGCAATTTTCTTGGGCTAAATCGCTAAACGAGACAGAGACTATAATGTCTCAAGGAACCGGTGCGTTTGGCAAAGACGGCAGCGGCAATAAAACATTTAGAACCGACAACTACATACCGTATGGCTTATTTGCCATGTATGGCACTATAAATTCACTAAATGCCGCCAAATCAAACGCTAGCGAAGAAGATGTCGCACAGATGCTTGACTCGATGTGGCAAGGCACAAAACTACTAAATACAAGAAGTAAGGTCGGTCAAAAGCCAAGAATACTTATTAGAGTAATCTATAAAGACGCTTATATGATAGGCTTACTTGACGAGCTTGTAAAGCTAGACAATAAAGATTCCGATCAGATCAGAAGCATTGACGAGTGCGAGTTAAATTTTACAGCCCTTACTAGATCGCTAAAAAATATGAGCCAAAAGATAGAAAAGGTTGTGATCTTTTACGATGATTCCCTTAGGGAGTATGTGGATCAGTTTAAAGAGCCGGGGCTAGAAATAGACGCAAGAGAGCTATAA
- a CDS encoding TM1802 family CRISPR-associated protein, whose translation MGLAHKLHVIGNLVSDDDTIAMIKNSNFKDSEHIVLTIDFKVENLKLVDKPKISKASLDNIKTLFTKKIGGTSNSYYLYPNFEYQGEKDLYKKFKAISHTLQNSAMIYANDDNKRVATLVFEYIKNYENDELELKNFKQDDYFLVLLINGKSFFELMPEILQNYLDEFVRPHIKNSKNEPLLKELADVVTKEKIACGYNPDIKFFTMDNYDDSYGIQQINKLPMSLESAKTIKKGWMFAINNLKFYYKGLEYIIIPSMANFDAEIFKGLISFLKNAKNIQEESEREESFMRRLRKQIENYDQISSFTLDILFAEVDQTNLSVKIFSTLEDVLPSRIAKVVKLMQERHITDSSKQIQDTDDDIKFTYLKDYFGVLEKYAVATRVKGLDNKIIQEKIFLAKLLLGYAKIKYIELLKRFEHFREFDAQNKKKIKDGVKNWIAFPENIVENENKILEFLQVINAIRM comes from the coding sequence ATGGGGCTTGCTCATAAGTTGCATGTGATCGGAAATTTGGTAAGCGATGACGACACTATCGCTATGATAAAAAATTCAAATTTTAAAGATAGCGAACATATTGTTTTAACCATCGATTTTAAAGTAGAAAATTTAAAACTTGTCGATAAGCCAAAAATATCCAAAGCCTCGCTAGATAACATAAAGACGCTTTTTACTAAAAAGATAGGCGGCACGAGCAACTCATACTATCTATATCCAAATTTTGAGTATCAAGGCGAAAAAGACCTATACAAGAAATTTAAAGCTATCTCCCACACGCTGCAAAATTCGGCTATGATCTACGCAAACGACGACAATAAGCGTGTTGCCACCTTGGTATTTGAGTACATTAAAAACTATGAAAACGACGAGCTTGAGCTAAAGAATTTTAAGCAGGATGATTATTTTTTAGTTTTACTTATAAACGGCAAGAGTTTTTTTGAGCTTATGCCTGAAATTTTGCAAAACTATCTTGATGAATTTGTTCGCCCTCACATTAAAAATAGTAAAAACGAGCCGTTACTAAAAGAGCTGGCAGATGTCGTCACAAAAGAGAAAATAGCTTGCGGATACAATCCTGATATTAAATTTTTCACCATGGATAATTATGATGATAGTTACGGCATACAGCAGATAAACAAACTACCTATGTCGCTAGAAAGCGCAAAGACGATAAAAAAGGGTTGGATGTTTGCGATAAATAACTTAAAATTTTACTACAAAGGCCTAGAATACATAATCATCCCTTCTATGGCAAATTTCGATGCTGAAATTTTCAAAGGATTAATAAGCTTTCTTAAAAATGCAAAAAACATACAAGAAGAATCCGAAAGAGAAGAGAGCTTTATGAGAAGATTGCGAAAGCAAATCGAAAATTACGACCAAATAAGTAGCTTTACGCTTGATATTTTATTTGCCGAGGTTGATCAGACAAATTTATCCGTTAAGATATTTTCTACGCTTGAAGACGTTTTGCCAAGCAGGATAGCAAAGGTCGTAAAACTAATGCAAGAGCGTCATATTACCGACTCTTCAAAGCAAATTCAAGATACAGATGATGATATCAAATTTACCTATCTCAAAGATTATTTTGGCGTTCTTGAAAAATATGCCGTTGCCACAAGAGTCAAAGGACTTGATAATAAAATCATACAGGAGAAAATTTTTTTAGCAAAGTTGCTGCTCGGATACGCAAAGATAAAATATATCGAGCTTTTGAAACGATTTGAACATTTTAGGGAATTTGATGCCCAAAATAAGAAAAAGATAAAAGACGGCGTCAAAAACTGGATAGCCTTTCCTGAAAATATCGTCGAAAATGAAAATAAAATTTTAGAGTTTTTACAAGTGATAAACGCGATAAGGATGTGA
- a CDS encoding CRISPR-associated endoribonuclease Cas6 yields the protein MLTISSRLPSANLKISKALPQLIQGYIYRYLPSVEHEGYRHEPSGKIFKRTNFDFRLKGANLRIRFTSYEPEFEKTIALAVLKDGLSLGEFCLCDTTVAVSEHRTAQSEAVLQGCVACAVGGLLGHKIYLQPQDSRHLEMMKTNALQRFETLTGRRYDGEFELNLLWQNLQNPFNFYYGNNRSPVQAWQAKWKIYAQPGLINLILDAGIGSGCMNCGAGFLEIVE from the coding sequence ATGCTCACGATAAGCTCACGTTTGCCGAGCGCAAATTTAAAAATTTCAAAGGCGTTGCCTCAGCTCATCCAGGGCTACATCTACCGCTATCTGCCAAGTGTCGAGCACGAGGGATATAGGCATGAGCCCAGCGGCAAAATTTTTAAACGAACGAATTTTGATTTTCGCTTAAAGGGCGCAAATTTGCGGATTAGATTTACCTCTTATGAACCGGAATTTGAAAAAACAATCGCGCTTGCCGTGCTAAAAGACGGGTTAAGCTTAGGCGAGTTTTGCTTGTGCGATACGACTGTGGCGGTTAGCGAACACAGGACCGCGCAAAGCGAAGCGGTACTGCAAGGCTGCGTAGCATGCGCGGTAGGCGGGCTTTTGGGGCATAAAATTTATCTGCAGCCGCAAGATTCCAGACATCTTGAGATGATGAAAACAAACGCCTTGCAAAGATTTGAAACGCTTACCGGGCGCAGATATGACGGCGAATTCGAGCTAAATTTGCTCTGGCAAAATTTGCAAAATCCATTTAATTTTTATTACGGCAATAACCGCTCGCCGGTTCAGGCTTGGCAAGCAAAATGGAAAATTTATGCGCAGCCTGGGCTGATAAACTTAATCCTTGATGCGGGCATCGGAAGCGGATGTATGAACTGCGGAGCGGGGTTTTTAGAAATAGTAGAATAA
- a CDS encoding MalY/PatB family protein, whose amino-acid sequence MKYDFDAPVERGGTYSSKWRTNGDELPMWVADMDFKVAPEILEALQKRLDNGVFGYSYVPQEWSEAICSWWSRRHDVKFDPSWLIFCTGVIPIISSAVRKFTSVGDKIVVQSPVYHVFYRSIENNGRIALANELAYDGRGYDIDFADLEEKLADPLTTMFILCNPHNPVGKIWSAEKLAKIGELCAKHGVLVISDEIHCDITSPGKSYVPFIRASETCKNISITCVSPTKAFNIAGLQSSAAVVPNPKLRAKMAKAINDDEVGEGNAFSCIAAIAAFERGEAWLEQMREYVEQNRKIVSEFLQNELPQIRLVEQDATYLLWLDCREICDDASDFHKFLRQKAGLWLNDGNAYRGEEKCFLRLNIATQRSRVLEGLKRLKSGALAYTKSRE is encoded by the coding sequence ATGAAATACGATTTTGACGCGCCGGTGGAGCGAGGCGGGACGTATTCGTCAAAATGGAGAACAAACGGCGACGAACTACCGATGTGGGTGGCGGATATGGATTTTAAGGTTGCGCCAGAAATTTTAGAAGCGCTACAAAAGCGCCTAGACAACGGAGTTTTTGGCTACTCGTACGTGCCGCAGGAGTGGAGCGAGGCCATCTGCTCGTGGTGGAGCAGGCGCCACGACGTCAAATTTGACCCGAGCTGGCTGATTTTTTGCACGGGAGTGATCCCGATCATCAGCTCCGCCGTGCGCAAATTTACGAGCGTGGGCGATAAAATCGTAGTCCAAAGCCCCGTCTATCACGTCTTTTACCGCAGTATCGAAAACAACGGCAGGATCGCGCTCGCAAACGAGCTAGCCTACGACGGACGCGGCTACGATATCGACTTTGCCGATCTCGAAGAAAAGCTCGCCGACCCGCTAACGACGATGTTTATCCTTTGCAACCCGCACAATCCCGTCGGCAAAATTTGGAGCGCCGAGAAGCTAGCCAAAATCGGCGAACTATGCGCTAAACACGGCGTTTTGGTGATCTCAGACGAGATCCACTGCGACATCACGAGCCCCGGCAAAAGCTACGTACCGTTTATCCGCGCGAGCGAGACTTGCAAAAACATCTCGATCACCTGCGTTTCGCCGACCAAAGCCTTTAACATCGCCGGCTTGCAAAGCTCCGCCGCCGTAGTGCCAAATCCCAAACTGCGCGCCAAAATGGCAAAAGCCATCAACGACGACGAGGTCGGCGAGGGCAATGCGTTTTCTTGTATCGCGGCGATCGCGGCGTTTGAGCGAGGCGAAGCGTGGCTCGAGCAGATGCGCGAATACGTAGAGCAAAACCGCAAAATCGTGAGCGAGTTTTTGCAAAACGAACTGCCGCAGATCAGGCTCGTGGAGCAGGACGCCACGTATCTACTCTGGCTTGACTGCCGCGAAATTTGCGACGATGCGAGCGATTTTCATAAATTCTTACGCCAAAAAGCGGGTCTTTGGCTAAACGACGGCAACGCGTATAGAGGCGAGGAAAAATGCTTCTTGCGCCTCAATATCGCCACGCAAAGATCGCGCGTGCTAGAGGGGCTAAAACGCCTAAAATCAGGCGCTCTGGCCTACACGAAAAGCAGGGAATAA
- the moaC gene encoding cyclic pyranopterin monophosphate synthase MoaC, whose protein sequence is MLTHIDENDRPKMVDVSDKDVTTRIAVASGIIKMSREAFDAIKNNTGKKGPVLQTAVVGAIMGAKKTSELIPMCHPLLISGINCDIEELADICAYKLTVSVKIDGKTGVEMEALTGVSVGLLTIYDMIKAIDKTMQITDIKLESKSGGKSGDYVRSK, encoded by the coding sequence ATGCTAACTCACATAGACGAAAACGACCGTCCCAAAATGGTCGACGTAAGCGACAAGGACGTAACTACGCGCATAGCCGTAGCAAGCGGCATCATAAAAATGTCGCGCGAAGCCTTTGACGCGATCAAAAACAACACCGGCAAAAAAGGCCCCGTCCTGCAAACCGCCGTCGTAGGCGCGATAATGGGCGCGAAAAAAACGAGCGAACTCATCCCGATGTGCCACCCGCTGCTAATTAGCGGCATAAACTGCGACATCGAAGAGTTAGCTGATATCTGCGCTTATAAGCTAACCGTTAGCGTCAAGATAGACGGTAAAACCGGCGTCGAGATGGAGGCGCTAACGGGCGTTAGCGTCGGACTTCTAACGATCTACGACATGATAAAAGCGATAGATAAAACTATGCAAATAACGGACATAAAACTAGAAAGTAAAAGCGGAGGCAAAAGTGGCGACTACGTGCGATCTAAATAA
- a CDS encoding DUF493 domain-containing protein — protein MATTCDLNKEPQISYPNFWEYKIIIEESGDAQAIAQSVVGERQHKITPSKSSKEGKYKSYNLSVLVNSNEERLEIFSALRRVCKYVL, from the coding sequence GTGGCGACTACGTGCGATCTAAATAAAGAACCCCAAATCTCGTACCCAAATTTCTGGGAATATAAAATCATCATCGAAGAAAGCGGCGATGCCCAAGCTATCGCGCAGAGCGTCGTAGGCGAGAGGCAGCACAAGATAACGCCCTCAAAATCGAGCAAAGAGGGCAAATACAAAAGCTACAATCTAAGCGTTTTGGTTAATTCTAACGAGGAGCGATTAGAGATATTTTCCGCGCTAAGACGCGTTTGCAAATACGTACTATAA